A segment of the Thermanaerothrix sp. genome:
GGTGTGGTTGAGGTCCTCCCGCTTGAGGTACATCCTACCTCCTCCCGGCGAGAGCCTTGATAGGTTCCGGCATATGGTGAGCGCCGAAGGACGCCCCACGTAGTGCTTGAGCAGCTCCCGGTACTCCCGCTGGAATCCTAGGTCGCCCACCGCCTCCTTGAAGGCCTCCTCCAGCTCCCCAAGACGCTCCGCCACCGACGGGTCCACGAAGGCCCCTCCGTAAGGGCCGAAGTACCCGTCCAAAACCCTGGTCTCCTCCGCCTGGTTCGTCTTCCTCATCTTGCCTTCCTCCTCTCGAACTGGTTTGTTTCCCCGTGGAATCCCTAAAAAAGAGGGGGCCGCCGGGATCTTCCCCCGCGGCCCCCTACTCGAATGAGCTGTTCCTTGGAGCTCAAAAAAGAGGAGGACCGCGGGATCGCCGCGGCCCCCCTCAAGGATTTGCTGGAGCAAAACCCAAGGTGGACGGCGGCCTTAAGGCCACCGCCACCAAAGGGAGTTATTGTCGATGAGAATCAGGTTAAGAGATCTGCGCAACGTGATCATGGGTCGATGATATGCCCCCCTTGGCGTCGTGTCAAGCCTTGAGGGGTTACATTAAAACCTCCTTGTACCAGGTTACGAAGGACTCCCTGCAGGTCTTGAGGAAGTCCCTGATGCGGTCCCTGGTGACCCCTCCCTCCAGGTCCAGGTCGAGCTCAAGGCAGGCCTGTTTCTTTTCGTCCATGTAGCTCCTTGAGTACCGTCGGTTCATGTTCCAGGCGTTTATCTTCTCCATGGTGGCCTTGCTCTCCGCGAAGGCTATGTAGAACTCTATGCTGCTGTCGTTGGGCGTGAGCACCAGGGCGTTGTACCCCTCCAGCTTCCAGATGATGTCCCCGTCCTTGTCGAGGTCCGCGGAGTATCCGTCCTGCTTCATTATCTTGACGAGCTCCTCCCTGGTTATCTTGTAAACCAGGTCCTGGGGGCCGCTCCCCGCCCTGGCGGTGCACGGGATGAGGATTGAAGCCGCCGAAACCAGCAACGCGAGCAAGACCATCGGATAGCGGAGATTTCTCACGTTAAATCGCCCCCCCTGCCGGCGGAACCCATGGGGCTGCCCTTGGGAATCGCCGGGTAGAATGTGTTCCCTGTGGGGCATGATAGCACGTTCCAGCGCTTGGGGATAGGAGGAGTCCTCGTAATGCCGTGAAGCGCCTTAAGGGTTGCCTTGTATTATGCCGGTGATGTTCATGCTTATGTCCATGGCGGCGACCGAGTGGGTGAGGGAGCCTACGGAGATCACGTCCACCCCCGCCATGGCGGCCTTAAGGGCCCTCTCCGCGGTCATGTTCCCCGACGCTTCGATGACGGCCCTGCCCTTGGCGAGCTTCACCGCCTCTGCCATGTCCTCGGGGGTCATGTTGTCCAGCATGATGATGTCCGCCTTGGCCCTTAGGGCCTCCTCCACCTGGGAAAGGGTCTTGACCTCCACCTCTATGGTCATGGTGTGGGGTATCCGTTCCCTTGCCATCCTCACGGCGTTCTCGATCCCCCCCGCCAGGGCTATGTGGTTGTCCTTCAGCATCACCCCGTCGGACAGGGAGAACCGGTGGTTCCGCCCTCCGCCGATCAGCACCGCCGCCTTGTCAAGGCTCCTTAGGCCCGGGGCGGTCTTGCGGGTGTCCGTCACCCTGACGGGGAATCCCGAAAGGGCCTCCACGAAGCGCCTTACCGCGGTGGCTATGCCGCTCATCCGCTGGAGCAGGTTGAGGGCGGTCCTCTCGGCGGATAGCATGGCCCCCCCATGTCCTACGACCTCCATCAGGTCCGTGCCGGGGTTCACGGCGTCCCCGTCGTTCACGAGGAAGCGGATCTTAACGCCCTCGTCCAGGGTTGAGAAGACCCTGGCGGCCACCTCAAGGCCCGCCACCACCCCCTGGGCCTTGGCGGTGAGAAGCGCCCTTGCGGACAGCGGGCCCGTGATCACGCAGGCGGTGCTTATGTCCCCGTTGGGCATGTCCTCCATTAGGGCCCGCCGGATTATACGGTCGACTTCAAACCAGTTGTAATGCGGCTTCAAGGTTTTTATCACTTATCCATCACCCCTCCATCCAGTGGCTTCCAAGGGACTTGGGCCTGCTTAAGGCTCCCTCCACCACCGAAAGGGCCACCTGGATCATGTTCACCACCTCGAAGTGGTCCGTTGAGGACAGCTCCGACCCCATGGCGGAGCTCAGCATCCCCTCCAGCTCCTTGCGGGCTTGGGTAAGCCCTTGGGCGGTGCGTATCACGAAGGCCCCTTCGGTCATGATGCGCCGTATACGCTCCATCGCCTCCTTGGGGTCCCACGGGAAGTCCTTGCCCTGGCAGGCGGCCGCCTTGCCGATGTAGCGGGGAAGGAGGCCCGGCCTTGGGGTGTTGGGTATCACCTCGGCTATTCGTTTGGCGAACACCAGGGCCTCAAGGAGCGAGTTGCTGGCCAGGCGGTTTGCCCCGTGGACGCCGGTCCTGGCGGCCTCTCCGCAGGCGTAGAGGCCTTCCACGGAGGTCCTGCCCCATAGGTCCGTGGATATGCCCCCCATGAGGTAGTGGGCCACGGGACGCACCGGTATCCAGTCCCTCGTCATGTCCACGCCCTCTTCGAGGCATCGGCGGTAGATGTTGGGGAAGCGGGCCTTTATGAATTCAGCCCCCAGGTGGGTGACGTCCAGGTAAACGAAGGGGGAGCGGTGTTTCATCATCTGCCTTGTCACCGCCCGGGCCACTATGTCCCTGGGCGCCAGGTCCTTAAGGGGGTGTTCGTCCCTCATGAAGGGCTCCCCCTTTGGGGATCGCAGTATGCCCCCTTCCCCCCTCACCGCCTCGGATATGAGGAAGCTTTGCTGGGATGAGGGGGAGTAGAGGCCCGTTGGGTGGAACTGGACGAACTCCATGTCCTCCACAAGGGCGCCGGCCCTCATGGCCATGGCTATGCCGTCCCCGGAGGAGTAGCGCATGTTGGTGGTGCGCTCGTAGAGCCTGCCTATGCCGCCGGTGGCCACCACCACGTGCCTTGCGAAGAGGCACCCGGCATTTCCCCC
Coding sequences within it:
- a CDS encoding YbjN domain-containing protein — encoded protein: MRNLRYPMVLLALLVSAASILIPCTARAGSGPQDLVYKITREELVKIMKQDGYSADLDKDGDIIWKLEGYNALVLTPNDSSIEFYIAFAESKATMEKINAWNMNRRYSRSYMDEKKQACLELDLDLEGGVTRDRIRDFLKTCRESFVTWYKEVLM
- the nadC gene encoding carboxylating nicotinate-nucleotide diphosphorylase, with the protein product MKPHYNWFEVDRIIRRALMEDMPNGDISTACVITGPLSARALLTAKAQGVVAGLEVAARVFSTLDEGVKIRFLVNDGDAVNPGTDLMEVVGHGGAMLSAERTALNLLQRMSGIATAVRRFVEALSGFPVRVTDTRKTAPGLRSLDKAAVLIGGGRNHRFSLSDGVMLKDNHIALAGGIENAVRMARERIPHTMTIEVEVKTLSQVEEALRAKADIIMLDNMTPEDMAEAVKLAKGRAVIEASGNMTAERALKAAMAGVDVISVGSLTHSVAAMDISMNITGIIQGNP
- the nadB gene encoding L-aspartate oxidase: MRYLSPFEGEPTDRNRFDVIVIGAGVGGLFAALNLPSSLKTAVVMSDLPKDTNSGLAQGGIAICQGPEDEESHVQDTLRAGCGHNDPEAVRLMIRESSRIAQDLVALGVQFDRAPDGSLKLTREGGHSRNRILHAKDSTGAEIVRALAKAAEGRENLTFFGNAFAVDIITDQWGCAGVAVLLGGNAGCLFARHVVVATGGIGRLYERTTNMRYSSGDGIAMAMRAGALVEDMEFVQFHPTGLYSPSSQQSFLISEAVRGEGGILRSPKGEPFMRDEHPLKDLAPRDIVARAVTRQMMKHRSPFVYLDVTHLGAEFIKARFPNIYRRCLEEGVDMTRDWIPVRPVAHYLMGGISTDLWGRTSVEGLYACGEAARTGVHGANRLASNSLLEALVFAKRIAEVIPNTPRPGLLPRYIGKAAACQGKDFPWDPKEAMERIRRIMTEGAFVIRTAQGLTQARKELEGMLSSAMGSELSSTDHFEVVNMIQVALSVVEGALSRPKSLGSHWMEG